The Takifugu rubripes chromosome 3, fTakRub1.2, whole genome shotgun sequence genome contains a region encoding:
- the LOC101065120 gene encoding dihydropyridine-sensitive L-type skeletal muscle calcium channel subunit alpha-1 gives MATNGDPAKPVIMNEEELKRKQKEKLKKLQATGGNPRPTRSLFFFTLKNPFRKACINIVEWKAFEIIILLTIFANCVALAVFLPMPEEDSNNTNASLESLEYIFLVIFTLECFLKIVAYGFVFHEGAYLRNCWNILDFVIVFMGLFTFALDTINKIAGVPLEKGGGFDMKALRAFRVLRPLRLVSGVPSLQVVMNSILKAMLPLLHIALLVFLLVTIYAIMGLELFKCKMHKTCYYTGTNIYSTAEGELPAPCAQAGNGRRCTINGSECRPGWEGPNNGITHFDNIGFAMLTVYQCITMEGWTKVLYWVNDAIGNEWPWLYFVPLILLGSFFVLNLVLGVLSGEFTKEREKARSRGEFQKLRERQQLDEDLHGYMEWITHAEVLDADREGKGLLPLTSGDSDTDSLYGLEGKSRIIYYYRLARRWNRFFRMKCLVYVKTKSFYWLVMFLVFLNTLTIATEHHHQPEWLTSLQDVASRVLLVLFIVEMFIKMYALGLRAYFMSLFNRFDFFVVLCGILEMIMFSAGAVTPLGFSVLRCIRLLRILKVTKYWTSLSNLVASLLNSVRSIASLLLLLFLFIVIFSLLGMQVFGGKFNFSDHRPRRSNFDNFPQALISVFQILTGEEWTNIMYNGIMAYGGPVIPGILVSIYFIVLFVCGNYILLNVFLAIAVDNLAEAESLTSAQKEKAEEKMRRKLLRSKMPEKTDEERERIAKKLAEQRAKIEGMPTTAKLKIDEFESNVNEVKDPFPPNDFPGDDEEVEPEIPISPRPRPMADLQLKEEAVPLPEASSFFIFGPQNKFRKLCYKIINASSFTNLILLFILLSSISLAAEDPIDPKSYRNQILAYADIVFTTVFTIEIVLKMTVYGAFMHKGSFCRNSFNILDLIVVGVSLLSMGMESSAISVVKILRVLRVLRPLRAINRAKGLKHVVQCVFVAIKTIGNIVLVTMLLNFMFACIGVQLFKGKFYSCTDLSKVTHEECQGFFLKHMENSLQDTVLAERMWLNSDFNFDNVLYGMLALFTVSTIEGWPELLYRAIDSDKEDMGPVFNNRVDVSIFFIVYIILIAFFMMNIFVGFVIVTFQEQGEQEYKDCELDKNQRQCVQYALKARPLRCYIPKNPYQYRVWYIVTSCYFEYLMFFLIMLNTLCLGMQHCNQSDHVTKLSDMLNLIFTVLFTVEMILKLMAFKIKGYFGDPWNVFDFIIVIGSVVDVILSEVDTALASSGGLYCLHGCADTNPMQAIADSENASVSITFFRLFRVMRLVKLLNRSEGIRNLLWTFIKSFQALPHVALLIVMLFFIYAVIGMQIFGKVALLDGTQIHRNNNFQTFPQAVLMLFRCATGEDWQEVMMASMYGKKCDPKSDFLPGEEYTCGSNFAVIYFLSFYCLCAFLILNLFVAVIMDNFDYLTRDWSLLGPHHLDEFKKIWAEYDPEATGRIKHLDVVTLLRRIQPPLGFGKFCPHRAACKRLVGMNMPLNSDGTVTFNATLFALVRTALKIKTEGNFEKANEELRAIIKQIWKRTSMKLLDQVIPPIGDDEVTVGKFYATFLLQDHFRKFLKCQEEYYGYRPNKKSASGPEIQAGLRAIDDELVPEMHRTISGDLQNEEEMDRAMEAGEEGIYHRSHSLFGHRVDEFSSDPANEHPQHVTNQRPLKFSDSQPEADLFTPTAPKNNSNNNAFAELSLEREGSPGEFYHPVEDAETDDTPSWNLTVRTDRTQFPYVPDHLDSQSQSSSSAADQLVQEALVSGGLASLAKDPNFVTQTKKEMAEAMRTTEDDMESVAQGILSQRCGPIPPAKKKRPVPVSPPPAPDVAPRTSAPPDPAVRRKRRPVPIIPSSQGLPGSNSQV, from the exons ATGGCGACCAACGGAGATCCGGCAAAGCCGGTCATCATGaatgaagaggagctgaagaggaagcagaaggagaagctgaagaagcttcAGGCCACGGGGGGCAACCCTCGACCAACAAGgtccctcttcttcttcacccTCAAAAATCCCTTCCGCAAGGCCTGCATCAACATCGTGGAGTGGAA AGCCTTTGAGATTATCATCCTGTTGACCATCTTTGCAAACTGTGTGGCTTTAGCTGTGTTCTTGCCCATGCCTGAAGAAGACAGTAATAACACCAATGCAAGCCTG GAGAGTTTGGAGTATATCTTTTTGGTTATTTTCACATTAGAGTGCTTCTTGAAGATAGTGGCGTATGGGTTTGTGTTTCACGAGGGCGCCTATTTGCGGAACTGCTGGAACATACTGGACTTTGTCATCGTTTTCATGGG cctcttcacCTTCGCCTTGGATACCATCAACAAGATAGCAGGTGTGCCACTGGAGAAGGGCGGGGGGTTTGACATGAAGGCCCTGAGAGCCTTCAGGGTGCTGCGGCCCTTACGCCTCGTCTCCGGAGTCCCCA GCCTGCAGGTGGTGATGAACTCCATCCTCAAAGccatgctgccgctgctgcacaTCGCCCTGCTCGTCTTCCTGCTGGTCACCATATATGCCATCATGGGCCTGGAGCTTTTCAAATGCAAAATGCACAAAACCTGCTATTACACTGGCACAA ATATCTACTCCACGGCGGAAGGTGAGCTGCCGGCACCCTGCGCTCAGGCTGGCAACGGACGCCGCTGCACCATCAACGGGTCTGAGTGTCGGCCCGGCTGGGAGGGGCCCAATAACGGCATCACGCACTTTGACAACATCGGCTTCGCCATGCTGACGGTCTACCAGTGCATCACCATGGAGGGGTGGACTAAAGTACTCTACTGG GTGAATGATGCCATCGGAAATGAATGGCCCTGGCTTTACTTTGTCCCTCTCATTCTGCTGGGTTCTTTTTTTGTACTCAACCTGGTTCTGGGGGTTCTCAGTGG aGAGTTTACCAAAGAACGAGAGAAGGCCCGGTCACGTGGAGAGTTCCAGAAGCTGCGAGAGCGTCAGCAGCTGGATGAAGACCTGCACGGCTACATGGAGTGGATCACTCACGCTGAAGTCCTGGATGCAGACCGTGAAGGAAAAG GACTGCTGCCTTTAACCAGCGGAGACTCGGACACAGACAGTCTTTACGGCCTGGAAGGCAAAAGCCGGATCATCTACTACTA TCGTCTTGCCCGTCGCTGGAATCGTTTCTTCAGGATGAAGTGTCTGGTGTATGTGAAAACCAAGAGCTTTTACTGGCTGGTGATGTTCCTGGTCTTCCTCAACACTCTGACCATAGCCACagagcaccaccaccagcctgaGTGGCTCACTTCCTtacaag ATGTGGCCAGTCgtgtgctgctggtgctcttcATCGTCGAAATGTTCATCAAGATGTACGCGCTGGGCCTCAGAGCTTACTTCATGTCCTTGTTCAACCGCTTTGACTTCTTCGTGGTGCTGTGTGGAATCCTGGAGATGATCATGTTCTCGGCTGGAGCCGTGACGCCGCTGGGGTTCTCTGTGCTTAGGTGCATCCGATTGCTGAGGATCCTAAAGGTCACAAA GTACTGGACCTCGTTGAGTAATCTCGTGGCTTCTCTTCTGAACTCCGTGCGCTCCAtcgcctctctgctcctcctcctcttcctcttcattgtcATTTTCTCGCTGCTGGGGATGCAGGTGTTTGGGGGCAAATTCAACTTTTCTGATCACAGACCCAGGCGCAGCAACTTTGACAATTTCCCGCAGGCCCTCATCAGTGTGTTTCAG ATCCTGACAGGAGAGGAATGGACAAACATCATGTATAATGGAATTATGGCTTACGGAGGGCCTGTGATTCCAGGCATCTTGGTCTCCATCTACTTTATCGTCCTCTTTGTCTGTGGGAACT ATATCCTCCTCAACGTGTTCTTGGCCATCGCTGTGGACAACCTGGCCGAAGCAGAGAGTCTCACTTCTGCtcagaaagaaaaggcagaggagaaaatgaggagaaaattACTCAG GTCCAAAATGCCAGAAAAGACAgacgaggagagggagaggatagCAAAGAAACTGGCAGAGCAACGAGCCAAGATAGAGGGCATGCCCACCACAGCTAAA CTCAAAATCGATGAGTTTGAGTCCAATGTCAATGAAGTGAAAGATCCGTTCCCGCCTAATGACTTCCCAG GAGATGATGAGGAAGTAGAGCCTGAAATTCCCATCAGCCCTCGGCCCAGACCAATGGCCGActtgcagctgaaggaggaagcTGTTCCATTGCCTGAAGCCagctccttttttatttttggccCTCAAAACAA GTTCCGCAAGCTGTGTTACAAGATCATAAATGCTTCATCCTTCACAAACTtaatcctcctcttcatcctgctgTCCTCCATCTCGCTGGCTGCTGAGGACCCTATTGACCCAAAATCCTACAGGAACCAG ATTTTGGCTTATGCAGACATTGTTTTTACCACAGTCTTCACCATCGAGATCGTTCTGAAG ATGACAGTTTATGGAGCATTCATGCACAAGGGCTCCTTCTGCCGGAACTCCTTCAACATCCTGGATCTGATTGTGGTCGGGGTCTCCCTGCTTTCTATGGGGATGGA ATCCAGCGCTATTTCCGTGGTGAAGATTCTCAGGGTGCTGAGGGTGCTGAGACCTCTGAGAGCCATCAACAGAGCCAAGGGGTTGAAG CACGTGGTCCAGTGCGTGTTCGTGGCCATCAAAACCATCGGCAACATCGTCCTGGTCACCATGCTGCTGAATTTCATGTTCGCTTGTATCGGAGTCCAACTCTTCAAG GGTAAATTCTACAGCTGCACAGACTTATCCAAAGTGACCCATGAGGAATGCCA GGGGTTCTTCTTAAAGCACATGGAGAATTCTCTTCAGGACACGGTGCTGGCCGAGAGGATGTGGCTCAACAGCGACTTCAACTTTGACAACGTGCTCTACGGCATGCTCGCTCTCTTCACTGTTTCCACAATTGAAGGCTGGCCGGA GCTGTTGTACCGGGCCATCGATTCAGACAAAGAGGACATGGGCCCCGTCTTTAACAATCGTGTGGATGTGTCCATCTTCTTCATCGTCTACATCATCCTCATCGCCTTCTTCATGATGAACATCTTTGTGGGCTTCGTCATCGTCACTTTCCAGGAGCAGGGTGAGCAGGAGTATAAAGACTGTGAGCTGGACAAGAACCAG CGTCAGTGTGTGCAGTATGCCCTGAAAGCTCGTCCTCTGAGGTGCTACATCCCCAAAAATCCCTACCAGTACAGAGTCTGGTACATTGTCACCTCCTGCTACTTCGAGTACCTCATGTTCTTCCTGATTATGCTCAACACGCTCTGTCTGGGCATGCAG CACTGCAACCAGTCGGACCATGTGACCAAGCTCTCAGACATGCTGAACTTGATCTTCACGGTGCTCTTCACCGTGGAGATGATTCTCAAACTCATggccttcaaaataaag GGTTACTTTGGAGACCCCTGGAACGTCTTTGACTTCATCATCGTCATTGGCAGCGTGGTGGATGTCATCCTGAGCGAAGTTGAT ACTGCCCTGGCCTCCAGTGGAGGACTGTACTGTCTCCATGGCTGTGCT GATACAAACCCCATGCAAGCCATCGCG gACTCTGAAAATGCATCAGTGTCCATCACGTTCTTCCGACTCTTCCGTGTCATGCGTCTGGTCAAGCTGCTCAACCGCTCAGAGGGAATCCGTAACCTGCTGTGGACCTTCATCAAGTCTTTCCAG GCGCTCCCTCATGTTGCTCTGCTCATCGTGATGCTCTTCTTTATCTACGCTGTCATCGGGATGCAg ATATTTGGAAAGGTGGCCTTACTGGACGGCACCCAAATCCACCGCAACAACAACTTCCAGACATTCCCTCAGGCTGTTCTCATGTTATTCCG ATGTGCCACTGGAGAGGACTGGCAGGAGGTCATGATGGCGTCCATGTACGGAAAAAAGTGCGACCCCAAGTCTGACTTCCTGCCGGGAGAGGAATACACCTGTGGGTCCAACTTTGCTGTCATCTACTTCCTGAGCTTCTACTGTCTGTGTGCCTTCCTG atcCTGAACCTGTTTGTCGCTGTGATCATGGACAACTTTGACTACCTGACGCGGGACTGGTCCCTCCTCGGTCCACACCATCTGGACGAGTTTAAGAAGATCTGGGCAGAATATGACCCCGAGGCCAC GGGGAGAATTAAACACCTGGACGTGGTCACTTTGCTGCGGCGCATCCAGCCTCCGCTTGGTTTCGGCAAATTCTGTCCTCATCGAGCAGCATGCAAG CGGCTGGTCGGTATGAACATGCCTCTGAACAGCGACGGTACGGTCACCTTCAACGCCACCCTGTTTGCTCTGGTCCGGACTGCTCTCAAGATCAAAACCGAAG GTAACTTTGAGAAGGCCAACGAGGAACTGCGGGCCATCATAAAGCAGATCTGGAAACGGACCAGCATGAAACTCCTGGATCAGGTCATCCCCCCTATCGGAG ATGATGAGGTGACCGTGGGGAAATTCTACGCCACCTTCCTTCTTCAGGACCATTTCCGGAAGTTCTTGAAGTGTCAGGAGGAGTACTACGGCTACCGCCCCAATAAGAAGAGCGCGTCGGGCCCAGAGATCCAG GCTGGTCTGAGAGCCATCGATGATGAGCTGGTTCCAGAGATGCACAGAACTATTTCAGGGGACCTGCAGaatgaggaggagatggaccGAGCGATGGAGGCGGGAGAAGAAGGCATTTACCAC CGATCTCACAGCCTGTTCGGACACCGTGTGGACGAGTTCTCCTCCGATCCAGCCAACGAGCACCCGCAGCACGTGACCAACCAGCGGCCGCTCAAGTTCTCCGACAGCCAACCCGAAGCTGATCTTTTCACCCCGACGGCaccaaaaaacaacagcaacaacaacgcCTTCGCCGA GTTGTCACTTGAGAGAGAGGGCAGCCCGGGAGAATTTTATCATCCGGTTGAAGACGCAGAGACAG ACGACACACCCTCCTGGAATCTCACGGTGAGGACGGACAGAACACAG TTTCCTTATGTGCCCGACCACCTGGACAGCCAGAGTCAGAGCTCCAGTTCTGCCGCCGACCAGCTCGTCCAGGAG GCTCTGGTGAGCGGGGGTCTGGCCTCTCTGGCGAAAGACCCCAACTTTGTGACCCAGACCAAGAAGGAGATGGCGGAGGCCATGCGCACGACCGAGGACGACATGGAGAGCGTGGCCCAGGGCATCCTCAGCCAACGCTGCGGCCCCATCCCGCCGGCAAAAAAGAAGCGTCCCGttcccgtctctcctcctccggcTCCTGACGTGGCCCCGCGGACATCCGCCCCGCCAGATCCAGCCGTGAGGAGAAAGAGACGCCCAGTACCCATAATTCCCTCCTCGCAGGGGTTGCCTGGGTCTAACTCCCAAGTATAG